One segment of Tamlana crocina DNA contains the following:
- a CDS encoding peptidylprolyl isomerase, protein MRLYLLLCLFAVFLNCEDKKSKHKSTPKTEVEQIDSSELKTETESKVVSELPEREFPLLTEKNAMEFFLQYDKKHKENKVRITTDLGSFDVLLYDETKFHRSNFIFLTKQKYFNGTQFYRVIDNFMVQAGHSDDQKTLDKRHAIGQYLLPPDTKRGFKHDRGVISMPSSEIDNPHKLASPYEFFIVQQHGGAHYLNGDYTIFGHVTRGMDVIDKIAKVETDDADWPLRNIYIRNVEIIE, encoded by the coding sequence ATGAGACTGTATTTATTACTGTGTTTGTTTGCCGTTTTTTTGAATTGTGAAGATAAAAAATCTAAACATAAAAGCACCCCAAAAACCGAAGTTGAACAAATAGATAGTTCTGAACTAAAAACGGAAACAGAATCCAAGGTGGTGAGCGAATTGCCCGAGCGCGAATTTCCGTTGTTGACGGAAAAAAACGCCATGGAATTTTTCTTGCAATACGACAAAAAACACAAAGAAAATAAGGTGCGCATTACTACCGATTTGGGTTCGTTTGATGTGTTGTTGTATGATGAAACCAAATTCCACCGCTCTAATTTTATTTTCCTCACCAAACAGAAGTATTTTAACGGCACCCAATTTTACCGCGTGATCGATAATTTTATGGTACAGGCCGGCCACAGCGACGACCAAAAAACCTTGGACAAGCGCCACGCCATTGGGCAATACCTGCTGCCACCCGACACCAAGCGTGGCTTTAAGCACGACCGCGGCGTTATTTCCATGCCCAGCAGCGAAATAGACAACCCACATAAACTGGCCTCGCCCTATGAGTTTTTTATAGTTCAACAGCATGGCGGTGCTCATTACCTAAACGGCGATTATACCATTTTTGGCCATGTAACCCGCGGTATGGACGTAATTGACAAAATTGCAAAAGTAGAAACGGATGATGCCGACTGGCCACTACGGAACATTTATATCCGGAATGTGGAGATTATTGAGTAA